The following coding sequences are from one Triplophysa dalaica isolate WHDGS20190420 chromosome 12, ASM1584641v1, whole genome shotgun sequence window:
- the serinc2l gene encoding serine incorporator 1 has translation MGACMALCSIASCASCLCGSAPCLLCGCCPSSNNSTVTRLVFSFFLLLGTMVSVIMILPGMEAQLSKIPGFCQGGTTIPGIQNQVNCDVIVGYKSVYRMCFAMACFFFLFSAIMIRVRSSKDPRAAIQNGFWFFKFLILVGITVGAFFIPDGTFHNVWFYFGIVGSFIFILIQLILLIDFAHSWNEVWVRNAEEGNTKCWFSGLLFFTILHYALAFTAIVLFYVYYTKPDNCTEHKFFISFNLILCFIVSVVSILPKVQDAAPQSGLLQSSIITLYTMYVTWSAMTNNPDRECNPSLLSLVSNVSTAGATPTSSPGTVQWWDAQGIVGLVIFLFCTFYASIRSSSNAQVNRLMQTEEGKGSEGFEEVAEDGVRRAMDNEEDAVTYSYSFFHFHLFLASLYIMMTLTNWYKPDTTTQAMQSTMPAVWVKISSSWLGLAVYLWTLVAPLILPNREFS, from the exons ATGGGGGCCTGTATGGCGTTGTGCTCTATTGCGAGCTGT GCCTCATGTTTGTGTGGCTCCGCTCCGTGTCTGCTGTGTGGCTGCTGTCCCTCTTCCAACAACTCCACTGTCACCCGGCTGGTCTTCTCTTTCTTCCTCCTGCTGGGAACAATGGTGTCTGTGATAATGATCTTACCTGGCATGGAGGCACAGCTTAGCAAG ATTCCTGGCTTTTGTCAAGGAGGAACCACGATACCAGGAATACAGAACCAGGTTAACTGCGATGTTATTGTGGGATACAAATCAGTCTACCGCATGTGCTTTGCTATGGCTTGCTTCTTCTTCCTGTTCTCTGCTATTATGATCCGCGTACGGAGCAGCAAAGACCCTCGTGCTGCCATTCAAAACGG GTTTTGGTTCTTCAAGTTTCTGATCCTTGTTGGTATCACAGTCGGAGCCTTTTTCATCCCAGATGGAACATTTCACAATG tttggTTCTACTTTGGTATTGTGGGCTCCTTCATTTTCATCCTGATCCAGCTCATCCTTCTGATTGACTTTGCCCACTCCTGGAACGAAGTGTGGGTGAGGAATGCCGAGGAGGGCAATACAAAGTGTTGGTTCTCAG GTCTGTTGTTCTTCACTATCCTACATTACGCCCTGGCGTTTACGGCTATCGTCCTGTTTTATGTGTACTACACGAAACCCGACAACTGCACTGAACACAAGTTCTTCATCAGCTTCAACCTTATTCTCTGCTTCATCGTTTCTGTGGTTTCTATTCTGCCCAAAGTGCAG gATGCTGCACCTCAGTCTGGTCTGCTTCAGTCATCTATTATTACTCTGTACACTATGTACGTCACCTGGTCTGCCATGACTAACAATCCTG ATCGAGAATGTAACCCCAGTCTACTCAGCCTGGTGTCCAATGTTAGCACAGCCGGGGCCACGCCCACAAGCTCCCCAGGGACAGTGCAGTGGTGGGATGCTCAAGGCATTGTGGGATTGGTCATCTTcctattttgcacattttatgCAAG CATCCGTTCATCCAGCAACGCTCAGGTGAACAGGCTGATGCAGACAGAGGAAGGGAAGGGCTCTGAGGGCTTTGAGGAGGTGGCTGAGGACGGTGTGCGGCGTGCCATGGACAACGAGGAAGACGCTGTCACATACAGCTACTCCTTTTTCCACTTCCACCTTTTCCTGGCCTCTCTCTACATCATGATGACTCTCACCAACTGGTACAA ACCTGACACCACCACTCAGGCCATGCAAAGCACAATGCCTGCTGTGTGGGTGAAGATCAGCTCCAGCTGGCTAGGTCTGGCCGTCTACCTGTGGACTCTTGTGGCTCCTCTCATCTTGCCCAATCGAGAATTTAGCTAA
- the stmn1b gene encoding stathmin 1b, with amino-acid sequence MASSGDIQVKELDKRASGQAFEVILSPSAPDAKGEFPLSTPKKKEVSLDEIQKKLEAAEERRKNHEAEVLKHLAEKREHEKEVLQKAMEENNNFSKMAEEKLNQKMEANKENRTARMAAMNEKFKEKDKKLEEVRKNKETKDGAEGDN; translated from the exons ATGGCGTCCTCTGGAG ATATTCAGGTTAAGGAACTAGACAAGCGTGCCTCAGGACAGGCTTTTGAAGTCATCCTGAGTCCATCAGCCCCAGATGCCAAGGGTGAATTTCCCCTGTCCACTCCCAAGAAGAAGGAGGTATCTCTGGACGAGATTCAGAAAAAACTGGAAGCGGCAGAGGAGAGACGCAAG AACCACGAGGCAGAGGTCCTGAAGCATTTAGCTGAGAAACGAGAGCACGAGAAAGAGGTCCTTCAAAAAGCAATGGAAgaaaacaacaacttcagcaAGATGGCAGAGGAAAAGCTTAACCAGAAAATGGAAGCCAACAAAGAAAACCGCACAGCACGCATGGCCGCCATGAACGAGAAATTCAAAGAGAAG gaCAAGAAGCTTGAGGAGGTACGGAAGAACAAAGAAACGAAAGATGGGGCCGAGGGGGACAACTAA
- the paqr7b gene encoding membrane progestin receptor alpha-B gives MATVVMEQIGRLFINAQQLRQIPRFLESAFPTLPCTVMITDVPWVFRESHIFTGYRLPDQSWRYYFLTLFQRHNESVNVWTHLLASLIILVKFQELSETVDFLRDPHAQPLFILLLAAFTYLACSALAHLLSAKSELSHYTFYFLDYVGVAVYQYGSALAHFYYVVEEDWHGKVRSFFLPAAALLAWLSCAGCCYGKYASPSLPKFAHKLFQVVPSGLAYCLDISPVLHRIYKYYSSEQGWADQAVIYHCHQVLFFLISAYFFSYPDPERWFPGCCDFIGQGHQIFHVFLVLCTLVQIEAVRLDYSERKTLYERLHGDLAHDAVALFIFTACCSALTAFYVRKRVKAYLEEKQE, from the coding sequence ATGGCGACGGTTGTGATGGAGCAGATCGGGCGGCTGTTTATCAACGCGCAGCAACTTCGTCAGATCCCCCGTTTCCTGGAGTCGGCCTTCCCTACTTTGCCTTGTACTGTTATGATCACCGACGTGCCGTGGGTTTTCCGTGAGTCGCACATATTTACGGGCTACAGGCTTCCCGACCAGAGTTGGCGCTACTACTTCCTCACTCTGTTCCAGAGGCATAATGAGTCTGTAAATGTGTGGACACACCTGCTGGCCTCCCTCATCATCTTAGTCAAATTTCAAGAGCTTTCCGAAACGGTGGACTTTCTGCGAGACCCTCACGCCCAGCCGCTTTTCATCTTGCTCCTAGCCGCGTTCACCTACCTGGCCTGCAGCGCTCTGGCCCACCTGCTCTCGGCCAAGTCTGAGCTGTCCcactacacattttattttttggactACGTCGGTGTAGCTGTATATCAATACGGCAGCGCCCTGGCCCATTTCTACTACGTAGTCGAAGAAGATTGGCATGGCAAAGTGCGAAGCTTTTTCCTGCCAGCTGCCGCCCTTCTGGCCTGGCTATCGTGCGCAGGCTGCTGCTACGGAAAGTACGCCAGCCCGAGCTTGCCTAAATTTGCACACAAGCTATTTCAGGTGGTGCCCTCTGGCCTGGCCTACTGTTTAGATATCAGTCCCGTGTTGCATCGCATTTATAAATACTATAGCTCTGAACAGGGCTGGGCCGACCAGGCAGTGATTTACCACTGCCATCAGGTCCTCTTCTTTTTGATTAGCGCCTACTTCTTCTCGTACCCTGATCCTGAGCGCTGGTTCCCAGGATGCTGCGACTTCATCGGACAGGGCCATCAGATCTTCCACGTGTTCCTCGTGCTCTGCACCCTAGTACAAATTGAAGCAGTACGACTGGATTACAGCGAGAGGAAGACTCTCTATGAACGTCTCCATGGTGACTTGGCTCACGATGCGGTGGCTCTCTTCATCTTCACGGCGTGTTGCAGTGCACTCACTGCCTTCTACGTGCGCAAGCGTGTCAAGGCGTATCTAGAAGAAAAACAGGAGTAG